CAGTAACCAAAGGTCAAAAAATTGCTGAAGTTACTCTTGACGATTACGCTAAGGAACGCGAGACTACCGCTTGGTTAAATTATCTTAGTGCTTTAGAAGCGGTAAAGACTGCAGAAAAGGGTAAGGTTGATGCCAAAATTAAGTTATTGCAGGATCAACAGTCGATTCTTGATGCCGATGATGATATCCAGCATAAGAAAAATGACGAAGAGCTGGACTATTCGGAATACGAAAAAGCGATTTTTGATCAATCGTTAGAACAAGCCAAAAAAGCCGTTGCCGTTTCGGAACTAAAATATAAAAATGCCAATGCCGAAATTGCGGCGGCGTACGCTAAAGTTGCTTCCGAGCTTCGCGATTATCAAGAAAACTCATCTCTTATTATCGCGCCTTCCGCAGGAATCATTAGCGATGTCGCGCTTGCTCCTGGATTTATTATAGCCGCCAGCTCCACTACTAGTAATACAAGCGGGGCAACAATTGTTTCCGCGCAAACAATAGGAAATATTAGCGATCCTAATGGCCACCTTATTGCTACTGTAAGTCTGACCGAAATGGACATCATTTATGTAAAATCTAATCAAAAGGTTTCTTTAGTTTTGGATGTTTATCCAGATAAGACATTTACCGGTAAAGTATTGTCTGTTAACACCAATGGCAGTAGCAGTTCTGGGGTTACTTCTTATCCCGTAACAATTATTTTAGATCCGGTAACGGTTGAGATCTATCCTCACATGGGGGTAACAGTAGAAATAATCACTAAAATTTCCGATAGCGCTATTTTAGTTCCATCGTCCAGTGTTAAATCATCCAACGACGGAAGCAACTATCTAGAGATTCTCTCTAACAACGCGTCTCAACAAATTACAGTTACTGTTGGGGATTCAAACAATACTCAAACGCAGATATTAAGCGGGTTAAACGAAGGGGATGTTGTAATTACTGGGACAACTGTTGCTCAAACAACTACTAATAGAACAACCCCATCGCCTTTTGGCAATACCCGCGGTGTCTTTAATGTCGGTGGTGGTGGCAGATAGTATGAACCCCAAACCCATCATTAAAATATCCCATCTGACTAAAATCTACAAAATGGGAGAGCTGAAAACAATTGCTTTGGATGATGTTTCTTTAACAATCGACAAAGGTGAGTTTGTTGCCATTATGGGCCCTTCGGGCTCCGGTAAATCCACCTTAATGCATATTTTAGGCGCCTTGGATGTGCCAACAAAGGGAGAATATCTTTTGGAT
This window of the Patescibacteria group bacterium genome carries:
- a CDS encoding efflux RND transporter periplasmic adaptor subunit gives rise to the protein VTKGQKIAEVTLDDYAKERETTAWLNYLSALEAVKTAEKGKVDAKIKLLQDQQSILDADDDIQHKKNDEELDYSEYEKAIFDQSLEQAKKAVAVSELKYKNANAEIAAAYAKVASELRDYQENSSLIIAPSAGIISDVALAPGFIIAASSTTSNTSGATIVSAQTIGNISDPNGHLIATVSLTEMDIIYVKSNQKVSLVLDVYPDKTFTGKVLSVNTNGSSSSGVTSYPVTIILDPVTVEIYPHMGVTVEIITKISDSAILVPSSSVKSSNDGSNYLEILSNNASQQITVTVGDSNNTQTQILSGLNEGDVVITGTTVAQTTTNRTTPSPFGNTRGVFNVGGGGR